Proteins found in one Aspergillus chevalieri M1 DNA, chromosome 2, nearly complete sequence genomic segment:
- a CDS encoding uncharacterized protein (InterPro:IPR032675), whose protein sequence is MVLTGFDQWFEILGGGYQWGSYRHQSGHLVNLQEHPAVKRLLSILCQLVNCKSFEIFACRTEVEFNNDNFRPTDSITTLLDIIAKAKLPVTAFTVNFMGNEFGYAPDPQRLQTSDKGQFVAIGQHLEDLMLRYTLEHDIVRDWTINMILHAPKLRVLDIRNQAMKGGTELIHCLASANISWSQLREFKIESIPASLEDLMIILKTCQHSLRVLRINMMRVDADLKDVKRMLQTLSTSFPALESVSFGGLMLGVQTRTDFIHFPMVSENPCVDESQGTKFEFASNTARGSRNHYVAYSGPKMDVALDILARTVDCAPARIRTLA, encoded by the coding sequence ATGGTGCTCACAGGGTTTGACCAGTGGTTTGAAATCCTTGGAGGAGGATACCAGTGGGGTTCTTATCGCCATCAGTCTGGCCACCTTGTCAACCTCCAAGAACATCCCGCTGTGAAAAGACTACTCAGCATCCTCTGCCAGCTGGTCAACTGCAAGTCATTTGAGATCTTCGCATGCCGCACCGAGGTTGAGTTCAATAACGACAATTTCCGACCGACGGACTCAATCACAACACTCCTGGACATCATCGCAAAGGCCAAGCTTCCCGTTACTGCGTTTACAGTTAATTTCATGGGCAATGAATTTGGCTACGCTCCAGATCCCCAGAGACTACAAACTTCAGACAAAGGTCAATTCGTTGCAATAGGACAGCATCTTGAAGATCTGATGCTGCGATATACGCTTGAGCATGACATTGTCCGTGACTGGACTATAAATATGATCCTTCATGCCCCCAAGCTTCGCGTGCTGGATATTAGAAATCAAGCTATGAAAGGGGGCACAGAGCTCATTCATTGTCTCGCATCAGCAAATATCTCATGGTCACAGTTACGGGAGTTTAAAATAGAGTCTATTCCAGCATCACTTGAAGATCTAATGATTATACTCAAGACATGCCAGCATAGTCTCCGGGTCCTCAGGATTAATATGATGCGAGTTGATGCGGATCTCAAAGATGTAAAGCGAATGCTTCAGACTCTCAGTACCAGCTTTCCAGCATTAGAGTCGGTCTCATTTGGTGGTTTGATGCTTGGTGTTCAGACCCGAACGGATTTCATCCACTTCCCTATGGTCTCCGAGAATCCTTGTGTCGATGAGTCGCAGGGCACAAAGTTCGAGTTCGCATCCAATACTGCACGTGGATCCAGGAATCATTATGTGGCTTACTCGGGCCCAAAGATGGATGTTGCTTTGGATATCCTCGCAAGAACAGTGGATTGTGCTCCTGCTAGGATACGAACCCTTGCATAA
- a CDS encoding uncharacterized protein (COG:S;~EggNog:ENOG410PW67;~InterPro:IPR021842;~PFAM:PF11917), translating into MDRLFNYDLRRRMTKLVCTTLTIDYELDLGAKTQPPINIDDLLSSTYHLIAVTKIRFPTARCRQQLSTLRKMMTSTTARPGTLVVSSGYMRKGKDALKWKDIELFMVKHPEEPSCQTLLMRVRHRLNKGKRNRGVAPVYIYTERNDNLAFCAIQDIIEYALVDGAFASEHIKKPQDIWKYTKVPDHRLSTPLHIADSVKEIPIFRKAVKDSEGNWITSPTEAWTYEDLREYELAAAKSAGDENPGSLYKYRKGAAANIRHLDEHSRKLIMGHKRSDTFSHYIQIQDDTQSAFMGTPTRDALMKLATNKGLTRDPSAPQGLSDARKQEVGKDKELNNLIAHRDELRAQLIAIHHQIQKGKPTNLYREFIKAGNRVRAHKKKLLRSAEEAQRKDFFGAVGNVIIEQNYQGKPIQFDPDTSHILPERKMLADLEFKNRDVDKVSDEELLEDHIHSLELCLTLHHLNVPPALQKRIRFDASSSSILSTCTSPFESKTGLECPIAL; encoded by the exons ATGGACAGACTTTTCAATTATGACCTGAGACGTCGAATGACCAAG CTTGTTTGCACAACTCTTACCATCGACTATGAACTTGACCTGGGTGCAAAAACACAGCCACCAATCAACATTGACGATCTGCTCTCCTCTACCTATCATCTCATCGCTGTCACTAAGATCCGATTCCCAACTGCTCGTTGCCGCCAACAGCTGAGTACTCTGAGGAAAATGATGACATCAACCACAGCACGCCCTGGGACATTGGTAGTGTCCTCTGGGTACatgagaaaagggaaggacGCCCTCAAGTGGAAGGATATTGAACTCTTCATGGTCAAACACCCAGAAGAGCCGAGCTGTCAGACACTTCTCATGAGAGTTAGGCATAGGCTAAATAAGGGCAAAAGAAACCGAGGTGTTGC GCCTGTTTACATATACACTGAGCGAAATGATAATCTTGCCTTCTGCGCTATCCAAGACATCATAGAATATGCCCTTGTCGATGGTGCATTCGCTAGTGAACATATCAAGAAACCTCAAGACATCTGGAAGTACACTAAGGTTCCAGATCATCGGCTCAGTACTCCACTACACATCGCAGATAGTGTTAAAGAGATACCCATTTTCCGAAAGGCTGTGAAAGACTCTGAAGGCAACTGGATAACTTCACCAACCGAAGCTTGGACATATGAGGATCTACGAGAATATGAGCTTGCTGCCGCAAAGTCAGCAGGAGATGAAAATCCAGGATCCTTGTACAAGTATCGGAAAGGAGCAGCTGCTAATATCA GAcatcttgatgaacattccCGAAAACTTATTATGGGCCACAAACGGAGTGATACCTTCTCCCACTACATCCAAATTCAGGATGATACTCAGTCCGCTTTCATGGGAACACCAACAAGAGATGCCCTGATGAAACTAGCTACCAACAAAGGTCTAACTCGAGACCCATCTGCCCCTCAAGGATTAAGCGATGCCAGAAAGCAAGAGGTTGGAAAAGACAAAGAGCTCAATAACCTGATTGCTCATCGTGATGAGCTCCGTGCCCAGCTGATTGCGATACACCACCAAATTCAGAAAGGGAAACCCACAAACCTCTACAGGGAGTTTATAAAGGCGGGAAACAGAGTCAGGGCACACAAGAAGAAGCTACTGAGATCCGCGGAGGAGGCACAGCGCAAAGATTTTTTTGGGGCTGTCGGAAACGTCATTATTGAGCAAAACTACCAAGGCAAGCCGattcaatttgatccagataCCTCTCACATTCTGCCCGAGCGGAAAATGCTTGCAGATCTTGAGTTCAAGAATAGGGATGTGGACAAAGTGAGCGATGAGGAGCTTCTTGAGGATCACATCCACTCTCTTGAATTATGCTTGACTCTCCACCATCTTAATGTGCCACCAGCGCTACAAAAGCGAATTCGGTTTGATGCATCCTCATCAAGCATACTGTCCACATGCACTAGCCCTTTTGAGAGTAAGACAGGACTTGAGTGTCCT ATTGCACTgtaa